AGCACCAGATAAGCCTTTTCGAAGGTCACTCCTTCCTCCGGCAGACACCAATAAAAATACTTGACGTTTTTGGCTATCTCGCCGTTGATGACCAGGCAGCTTTTGCCGGCCCGCTCCGCCGGGAGAGTGCTGCCGTCCCCCTCGTTGGCGATGGTCATATTGCCGCCGGTCTCCGCATCCCACACGTACAGGGGCCCGGCCATAGCCGCGGCAGCCCACGCCAGGAGAGCGGCGCACATGAGCATTCGTCGGATCATCTGCGGGTATTCCTCCCCTTCAGGGCGGCTGGTATGAGAAAGACTACGCTGAGGAGCATCATGCCGGCGACTATGGGGAACACGCCCCTGATGCCTTCCGCGCCCACTCTGTGAAAATATCTGACCAGAAAGGCGCCTCCCACCACGCCCAGCATGCCTCTGATGCCGCCGAAGAAATAGTGGAGAGCCTGATATTTGCCCTCCTTGCCCTTCTCCGTGAGCTCCAGCACCATATTGAACCAGGCCAGATCGGCGCCGGCTATGTAAAAGCCGTTCATGGCATGGGCCCAGATGACCCCGGTCCAGCTGCCGGCAAAATAATACCCCAGAGGCATGAGAGTGCCTACGGCGACGGCGGCTATCCAGCCCTTGATGGCGTTGGAACGGTCTATGAACCTGCCCCACAGAGGGTAGGACAGCATCAGGACCGCGCTCTGCACCGAGGCCAGCACCGATATCCTTTTGGGCTCTATCCGGAGTACGTCCACCTGAAATATGGGCAGAGCCACGGTCTGCATCATGGCTCCCACGGAATACACGGTGGCCAGTATGATGAGCAGGGTGTTGGTCTTGTTCTCCCTGAGGAGCTTGAGGGAATCCATGACGAAGGCCGCCACGGAACCCCGGGGGCCGCCCCCGTCCGTCACGAGAGGACATCGGACCCTGCCGAACACTATGGCGGCGCCCATGGCGCACAGGCCCGATATGACGAAGAACACCCGCCAGCCTTCGCCGTCACCCATGAGCTTGCCCGCCAGCAAGGTAGCCAGCAGGGTCACCACTCCGCAGATCACTCTTACGTAGCCCATGAGAGAGGCTCTGTAGCGGATGGGATATATCCTCTGCACCACCACCGCGTATTGGGTGTTGGCGCAGGCCAGGATGGCGTAGGCGGTAAATACGCACAGGCTGAGAGACAGGCTCCCGGAGCACAGGGCCGTGGCCGTTATGAAGACGTCGGCCAGCACCGCCGTTATCCAATACCACTTCAGCTCCCTGTTGAGGGCCACCAGCCCGCCGTAAAACAGAGCCGCCATGCCCCCTATATAGGGGCCGGCGCTCAGGAGGGCTATCATGAACTCGTCCGCCCCCATTTTGTCCCGGGCTATGATGGCGTAAAAGGGCACGAAAAAGCCGGTGTGTATGCCGGCCAGAAAGCCTCCTATACAGTCCAGCCCGAAATTGTACCGGGCCTCCGCGGGGACCCGGCGGGCAAAAGCGCACAGCAGCCTGTGCTTCAGAGTCATCGGGCGCCTTCCTCCCGGGCAGCCCACAGCATGCCCCTGCGGAGTATCTCCGGTACGGCGGGTATGTCAAACACGTTGGCCGTGTGTCCCAGAGACATATAGAATACTCTGCCCTTGTCCCACATTCTCTTCCATATCACCGGCATGACGCAGCCCTTGACCCAGGGGTCATACTGCCCCTGAAAGGTGGTGTAGGCCAGCACCTCGTTGGAGGGGTCCGTGTGCATATAATACTGCTCCGACTCCACCTCGAAGTCCTCTATGCCTCTGACTATGGGGTCGTCGGAGGTGATGTTGACGGTGTATTTGATGATGCCGCCGGGATGGGCTACCCACTGGCCGCCGGTCATATACTGATAGTTGGTGTCGGCCCGGAAGGCGTCGCACATGCCCCCGTGCCAGCCGGCCACTCCCACGCCGGAGGCTATGGTCTTCAGCAGCCCCTGGCTCTGCTCCCCGGTGATATTGCCTCCGGTCCAGCAGGGCACTATCAGGCTGGCCTCGCTCATGGCCTTTTCGTCGGTGTATATATCCAGGTCGGTATATATGGCGGCGTCAAAGCCCTCCTCCTCCAGCAGTCTTTTGGCGATGGCCGTGGTCAGCGCGGGCTCGTGGCCGTCCCAGCCTCCGCAGGTAATGATAGCTTTTCTCATAATCACTCCTATGAATACATGGTCCTGTATTTTCTCACAGCCGCAAACAGGGCTCTGATATTTTCGAGGGGATAATCCGGGCCTATCTCTATGTTGATGGACAGGCCTCCCTCCTTCATGCCCAGAGTCCTGATGCAGGTATAGACGTGCTCGTCTATCTGGGCGGGGGTCCCGAAGGGCATCAGCTGCCGGTCCAGATCCAGATGGATGGGTATCCGGCCCTTGCAGACCCTTTCCAGATTGTCCAGGCCGTTGGCCCTGTACTGCACGTTGATAATGTCCACCCCCACCTCCTGCAGGTCGGGCATGATCTCCCAGATGCAGCCGTCCGTGTGCATGAAGATATATTTGCCGGCCGCCTTGAATTTGGCGTAGATAGCGGCGAAGCAGGGCTTCAGGTATTTGCGCCATTTGGCCGGGCTGATGGGCAGGGCTTTCTGGTGCCCCAGGTCGTCGCCGAAAAACATCATGGGATGTGGATAATTTTTGAGGACGTGGTCCGCGCACTCCAGATTGTATTCCAGCACCGTGTCTATGACCGTCTGCAGCTCCGGCGCCTCCTCGGCAAAGTCCAGCATGATCTCCTCAAAGCCCCTCAGGTCCTCCAGCCTCAGATACATGAAGCCGTGGGGAAAGCCTCCTGGCTGGGCAGGCTTCTTCAGATCTTTCACGCTCTCCCGGGTGGGATAAGGATGGCCGGTGACTATGGCCTCCATGCCCTCCACCGTGTTGGTCCACACGCAGCCCCAGGGATCGGTCCACTCTCCCTTGTGATAGCTGGGGACCGGCAGCCGGTCGTAGGTCTC
This region of Abditibacteriota bacterium genomic DNA includes:
- a CDS encoding MFS transporter; this translates as MTLKHRLLCAFARRVPAEARYNFGLDCIGGFLAGIHTGFFVPFYAIIARDKMGADEFMIALLSAGPYIGGMAALFYGGLVALNRELKWYWITAVLADVFITATALCSGSLSLSLCVFTAYAILACANTQYAVVVQRIYPIRYRASLMGYVRVICGVVTLLATLLAGKLMGDGEGWRVFFVISGLCAMGAAIVFGRVRCPLVTDGGGPRGSVAAFVMDSLKLLRENKTNTLLIILATVYSVGAMMQTVALPIFQVDVLRIEPKRISVLASVQSAVLMLSYPLWGRFIDRSNAIKGWIAAVAVGTLMPLGYYFAGSWTGVIWAHAMNGFYIAGADLAWFNMVLELTEKGKEGKYQALHYFFGGIRGMLGVVGGAFLVRYFHRVGAEGIRGVFPIVAGMMLLSVVFLIPAALKGRNTRR
- a CDS encoding ThuA domain-containing protein, encoding MRKAIITCGGWDGHEPALTTAIAKRLLEEEGFDAAIYTDLDIYTDEKAMSEASLIVPCWTGGNITGEQSQGLLKTIASGVGVAGWHGGMCDAFRADTNYQYMTGGQWVAHPGGIIKYTVNITSDDPIVRGIEDFEVESEQYYMHTDPSNEVLAYTTFQGQYDPWVKGCVMPVIWKRMWDKGRVFYMSLGHTANVFDIPAVPEILRRGMLWAAREEGAR